Proteins encoded within one genomic window of Gadus macrocephalus chromosome 16, ASM3116895v1:
- the LOC132474800 gene encoding olfactory receptor 11A1-like, translating into MVNSSQIPYFILTEYLDMGYLKYLYFVIVLMLYIVIVVANALLIVTICMKRSLHEPMYVFLCSLLVNQLYGSAGLFPFLLLQITSDTHTISRSMCFLQIYSLYSYSCGEFCNLAVMSYDRYLAICCPLHYQARMTSNKVALLIAAVWLYASVESLGCIILSASLVLCGNRINKIYCDNFPVVKLACSDTTVNNAYGVLATILAVAVPLISILFSYTKILRVCVVGSKETRQKAVSTCSPHIASLINFSFGCCFEIFQSRFNMTGVPRIIRIVLSLYFLTIQPIFNPVIYGLRLSKIRQILSLYYVLM; encoded by the coding sequence ATGGTCAATTCAAGCCAGATTCCATATTTCATACTGACTGAATACCTGGACATGGGCTATCTGAAGTACTTATATTTTGTGATTGTTTTGATGCTGTACATTGTGATTGTGGTTGCGAATGCTTTGCTCATTGTAACTATTTGTATGAAGAGGAGCCTACATGAGCctatgtatgtgtttctgtgtagccTGTTGGTTAATCAGCTGTATGGTAGTGCTGGTCTATTTCCATTCCTCCTGCTGCAGATCACCTCAGACACTCACACCATATCTAGATCCATGTGTTTCCTACAGATCTACAGCCTATATAGCTATAGCTGTGGGGAGTTTTGTAACCTGGCTGTGATGTCCTATGATAGGTACCTTGCTATCTGCTGTCCTCTGCATTATCAGGCTCGGATGACCTCTAACAAGGTGGCTCTGTTGATCGCTGCTGTATGGCTGTACGCTTCTGTGGAGAGCCTTGGGTGTATCATTCTGAGCGCCTCCCTGGTGCTGTGTGGGAACAGAATCAACAAGATCTATTGTGATAACTTCCCTGTTGTTAAGCTGGCGTGTTCAGACACCACTGTGAACAACGCTTACGGGGTCCTGGCCACCATACTGGCCGTGGCGGTTCCTCTCATCTCCATCCTGTTCTCCTACACCAAGATCCTCAGGGTTTGTGTCGTTGGTTCTAAAGAGACCAGACAGAAAGCAGTCAGTACCTGCAGCCCCCACATCGCCTCCCTGATCAATTTCTCTTTTGGGTGTTGTTTTGAAATATTTCAGAGTAGATTCAATATGACCGGTGTTCCCAGGATAATACGTATCGTTTTATCGCTGTACTTTCTCACCATCCAACCAATCTTTAACCCTGTCATTTATGGGCTGAGGTTATCTAAAATAAGACAGATTCTTTCGTTATATTACGTTTTGATGTAA
- the LOC132474766 gene encoding olfactory receptor 2AT4-like — MNQSFLYTALSLTAYSPPGLLNYVFFVLCLLLYVLTLCANVLLIALILSDPHLHKPMYTFLLHLALNGIVGACAVCPKVMQSLLSRDPFMSYGGCLLQVLFVNVYALCAYAILAVMAYDRYISICKPLQYHTIITPGRVRVLLAAAYLFPVGLTAVQVYLTSQLPLCRFAVNKMFCDNLVVVKLACFRRELDNVYGLFIVCSLVLFPLVCVLLSYMQILSVSWRASKASQRKALSTCAPHLIIFINFSTIIFYSVLYNRGDSVSVLGNFLNSTLFALLPPLFHPLVYGLRTKEIQRSIQKLLLAAPPRPGPALPHLRVVPVDRSPHPASRRLGS; from the coding sequence ATGAACCAGAGCTTCCTCTATACGGCGCTGTCTCTGACTGCCTACAGCCCCCCAGGCCTGCTGAACTATGTCTTCTTCGTGCTCTGCCTGCTCCTGTATGTGTTGACCCTGTGTGCTAATGTTCTTCTGATTGCTCTGATCCTCAGtgacccccacctccacaaGCCCATGTACACCTTCCTGCTGCACCTGGCTCTCAATGGCATCGTCGGCGCGTGCGCTGTGTGTCCCAAGGTGATGCAGAGCCTGCTGTCCCGCGACCCCTTCATGTCCTACGGGGGCTGTCTGCTGCAGGTGCTCTTCGTCAATGTGTATGCATTGTGTGCCTACGCCATCCTGGCGGTGATGGCTTACGACCGCTACATCTCCATCTGCAAGCCGCTGCAGTACCACACCATTATCACCCCCGGCCGGGTCCGGGTGCTGCTGGCCGCCGCCTACCTGTTCCCCGTGGGGCTGACGGCGGTGCAGGTGTACCTCACGTCTCAGCTGCCCCTCTGCCGCTTCGCCGTCAACAAGATGTTCTGTGACaacctggtggtggtgaagcTGGCGTGCTTCAGAAGAGAGCTGGACAACGTGTACGGCCTGTTCATCGTCTGCAGCCTGGTGCTGTTCCCCTTGGTCTGCGTGCTGCTCTCCTACATGCAGATCTTATCCGTCAGCTGGAGGGCCTCCAAGGCCTCGCAGCGGAAAGCCCTGAGCACCTGTGCTCCTCacctcatcatcttcatcaactTCTCCACCATCATCTTCTACTCTGTGCTCTACAACCGGGGGGACAGCGTGTCGGTGCTGGGGAACTTCCTGAACTCCACCCTGTTCgccctgctgccccccctcTTCCACCCCCTGGTGTATGGTCTCAGGACCAAGGAGATCCAGCGCTCCATCCAGAAGCTGCTCCtcgccgccccgccccgccccggcccGGCGCTGCCTCACCTACGGGTCGTACCTGTCGACCGGAGTCCGCATCCGGCCTCACGGCGGCTGGGGAGCTGA